In one window of Streptomyces sp. FXJ1.172 DNA:
- a CDS encoding GbsR/MarR family transcriptional regulator produces the protein MTEPSAQRDPVSVSRFVEHFAAQLTEAGMPRMPSRVFGALLASDAGSLTSAELGEQLRISPAAVSGAVRYLAQVHMVSREREPGSRRERYRVHSNQWYEALTSRETVIKRWEEALREGVTSLGADTPAGRRLAETLEFFEFIEKDVAEMMERWRAYREQKDER, from the coding sequence ATGACGGAGCCGAGTGCACAGCGGGACCCGGTGTCGGTCTCGCGGTTCGTGGAACACTTCGCCGCCCAGCTGACCGAGGCGGGCATGCCGCGGATGCCGTCCCGGGTCTTCGGCGCGCTGCTCGCCTCCGACGCCGGCAGCCTGACCTCCGCCGAGCTGGGCGAACAGCTCCGGATCAGCCCCGCGGCCGTCTCCGGCGCCGTGCGCTACCTCGCCCAGGTCCACATGGTCTCGAGGGAGCGCGAGCCCGGTTCGCGCCGGGAGCGCTACCGGGTGCACAGCAACCAGTGGTACGAGGCCCTGACCAGCCGCGAGACCGTCATCAAGCGCTGGGAGGAGGCCCTGCGGGAGGGCGTCACCAGCCTCGGGGCCGACACCCCCGCGGGGCGCCGGCTGGCCGAGACGCTGGAGTTCTTCGAGTTCATCGAGAAGGACGTGGCCGAGATGATGGAGCGCTGGCGCGCCTACCGGGAGCAGAAGGACGAGCGCTGA
- a CDS encoding response regulator: protein MTSGAGTIRVLIADDQEMVRQGFTVLLNTQPDIEVIGQAVDGRDAITRTAELAPDVVLMDIRMPEMSGLEATQRITVEHPAVKVLVLTTFDLDEYVYEALRAGASGFLLKDASADKLAEAVRVVAAGDALLAPGITRRLIAEFSRLDGKGGQAPLKQRVGDLTERETEVLALIAQGLSNAEIAERLVVAEQTVKTHVSRILVKLGLRDRTQAAIFAFDSGLVRPGGAR from the coding sequence ATGACGAGCGGTGCCGGCACCATCCGTGTACTCATCGCCGACGACCAGGAGATGGTCCGGCAGGGTTTCACCGTGCTGCTCAACACCCAGCCCGACATCGAGGTGATCGGGCAGGCGGTGGACGGGCGCGACGCGATCACCCGGACCGCCGAGCTGGCCCCGGACGTGGTGCTGATGGACATCCGGATGCCCGAGATGAGCGGCCTTGAGGCGACCCAGCGGATCACGGTCGAGCATCCCGCCGTCAAGGTGCTCGTGCTGACCACGTTCGACCTGGACGAGTACGTGTACGAGGCGCTGCGGGCCGGGGCCTCCGGCTTCCTGCTCAAGGACGCCTCCGCGGACAAACTGGCCGAGGCGGTGCGGGTGGTGGCCGCGGGCGACGCGCTGCTCGCCCCCGGCATCACCCGGCGGCTCATCGCCGAGTTCTCCCGGCTGGACGGCAAAGGCGGCCAGGCCCCCCTCAAACAGCGCGTCGGGGATCTCACGGAACGGGAGACGGAGGTGCTGGCGCTGATCGCGCAGGGTCTGTCGAACGCGGAGATCGCCGAGCGGCTGGTCGTGGCCGAGCAGACCGTGAAGACGCATGTGAGCCGGATCCTGGTGAAACTGGGCCTCAGGGACCGCACCCAGGCGGCGATCTTCGCCTTCGACTCCGGCCTGGTACGCCCGGGAGGCGCCCGCTGA
- a CDS encoding cytochrome P450, whose amino-acid sequence MAAAADLAFDPWDPGFLADPYPAYAELRARGRVIRYEPTDQWLVPHHADVSALLRDRRLGRTYQHRFSHEDFGRTAPPAEHEPFHTLNDHGMLDLEPPDHTRIRRLVSKAFTPRTVERLGPYVRGLADELVAGLVREGGGDLLADVAEPLPVAVIAEMLGIPEADRGQLRPWSADICGMYELNPSQEAADRAVRASVEFSEFLRELIAARRKEPGEDLISGLIAAHDEDDDRLTEQELISTVVLLLNAGHEATVNATVNGWFALFRNPEQLARLRADHALVPTAVEELLRYDTPLQLFERWVLDDIEIDGTTIPRGAEIAMLFGSANHDPEVFDRPGRLDLGRPDNPHISFSAGIHYCIGAPLARIELAASMRALLEQAPTLTLAAEPERKPNFVMRGLDGLRVRVA is encoded by the coding sequence ATGGCAGCTGCTGCGGACCTCGCTTTCGACCCCTGGGACCCCGGGTTCCTCGCCGACCCGTACCCGGCCTATGCCGAGTTGCGGGCCCGCGGCCGGGTGATCCGGTACGAGCCGACCGATCAGTGGCTGGTGCCGCACCACGCGGATGTCTCGGCGTTGTTGCGGGACCGGCGGCTGGGCCGTACCTACCAGCACCGGTTCTCGCACGAGGACTTCGGGCGGACGGCGCCCCCGGCCGAGCACGAGCCGTTCCACACCCTCAACGACCACGGGATGCTCGATCTGGAGCCGCCGGATCACACGCGGATCCGGCGCCTGGTGTCCAAGGCGTTCACGCCGCGGACCGTGGAGCGGCTCGGGCCGTATGTGCGGGGCCTCGCGGACGAGCTGGTGGCGGGGCTGGTCCGGGAGGGCGGCGGGGATCTGCTGGCGGACGTGGCGGAGCCGCTGCCGGTCGCGGTGATCGCCGAGATGCTGGGCATTCCGGAGGCGGACCGGGGGCAGTTGCGGCCGTGGTCGGCGGACATCTGCGGGATGTACGAGCTGAATCCGTCGCAGGAGGCGGCGGACCGGGCGGTGCGGGCTTCCGTGGAGTTCTCCGAGTTTCTGCGGGAGCTGATCGCCGCCCGGCGCAAGGAGCCGGGGGAGGACCTGATCTCCGGGCTGATCGCGGCGCATGACGAGGACGACGACCGGCTGACCGAGCAGGAGCTGATCTCCACGGTGGTGCTGCTGCTCAACGCGGGGCATGAGGCGACGGTCAACGCCACCGTGAACGGCTGGTTCGCGCTGTTCCGGAACCCGGAGCAGCTCGCCCGGCTGCGTGCCGATCACGCGCTGGTGCCCACCGCCGTGGAGGAACTGTTGCGCTACGACACCCCGCTGCAGCTCTTCGAGCGCTGGGTGCTGGACGACATCGAGATCGACGGTACGACGATCCCGAGGGGCGCGGAGATCGCGATGCTCTTCGGGTCCGCCAACCACGATCCCGAGGTCTTCGACCGGCCCGGGCGCCTCGATCTCGGGCGGCCGGACAATCCGCACATCTCCTTCAGCGCGGGGATCCACTACTGCATCGGCGCGCCCCTGGCCCGGATCGAGCTGGCGGCCTCGATGCGGGCCCTGCTGGAGCAGGCCCCCACCCTGACTCTGGCGGCGGAGCCGGAGCGGAAGCCGAACTTCGTGATGCGGGGGCTGGACGGGCTGCGCGTGCGGGTGGCCTGA
- a CDS encoding diacylglycerol kinase, with translation MATFATSEQLLVIIDPAARQTDGESVRIAKDVLSAGAAAKMCLPDGPEEFARALGRRGSRRPVVIGDDRALIRAVTQLHRERELAECGLSVVPVGETSLAESLGVPCGAVAAARTVLDGTERRLDLLVDDSDGVVLTELAIPPARRSASGRLPAAPWYRALVRTLNPRPARLAAVPSPGPARLRVEVDGETLVDLSHPVEAVTVIPTASGTAAVEVRPLSVGAEATPLRASGRTVTVTGPDFRYRADAAVSGPVRRRTWRVAEGAWGLVLPSV, from the coding sequence GTGGCGACTTTCGCGACGTCCGAGCAGCTGCTGGTGATCATCGATCCGGCGGCACGGCAGACGGACGGCGAGTCCGTCCGAATCGCGAAAGACGTGCTCAGCGCGGGTGCGGCGGCGAAAATGTGCCTCCCGGACGGTCCCGAGGAGTTCGCCCGGGCGCTGGGCCGAAGGGGTTCCAGGAGGCCGGTGGTGATCGGCGACGACCGCGCCCTGATCCGCGCGGTCACCCAGCTGCACCGGGAGCGGGAGCTTGCCGAGTGCGGTCTGTCGGTGGTCCCGGTCGGCGAGACGTCCCTGGCGGAGTCCCTGGGCGTGCCCTGCGGCGCGGTGGCCGCGGCCCGCACGGTCCTGGACGGCACGGAACGCCGCCTGGATCTGCTGGTGGACGACAGCGACGGCGTCGTCCTGACGGAGCTGGCCATCCCCCCGGCCCGCCGGTCCGCCTCCGGGCGGCTGCCCGCCGCCCCCTGGTACCGCGCCCTGGTCCGCACCCTGAACCCCCGCCCGGCCCGCCTCGCGGCCGTCCCCTCCCCGGGCCCGGCCCGGCTCAGGGTGGAGGTCGACGGCGAGACCCTCGTGGACCTGTCCCACCCGGTGGAGGCGGTGACGGTGATACCCACCGCCTCCGGCACGGCGGCGGTGGAGGTACGGCCGCTGTCGGTGGGCGCGGAGGCGACCCCGCTGCGGGCCTCGGGCCGCACGGTGACGGTCACGGGCCCGGACTTCCGCTACCGGGCGGACGCGGCCGTCTCGGGGCCGGTGCGCAGGCGGACGTGGCGGGTGGCGGAGGGCGCGTGGGGACTGGTGCTGCCCTCGGTCTGA
- a CDS encoding ABC transporter permease has translation MNSPLAGTGTLLRFALRRDRVMIPVWVTVNALMVLSMPNTLKTLYGTPAARADLMHQMAGNTSLRAMVGPVFDDSLGALTAWRAGVYAGALAAVTSLLLVVRHTRDEEESGRQELVSSGKVGRRAPLTAALLTAAVANTALGVLIVAGLAGQGAAGALAFGLGVAGAGMVFATMAAIAAQLTESARLARGLTAAVLGAAFVLRAAGDSASSDGSSVLTWLSPLGWLENLRAFAAERWWVLLLFTAAVALQACCAYELAGRRDIGTSFLPTRPGPAAGRLGTAGALAWRLQRGSVLGWGLGFFLAGVVYGGLTNGAARLVGDNAQAREIFQRMGGQSGLTNAFLAAMVGMLGLIAALHVVSSVLRLNAEETSGRAEPVLAGAVGRLRWAAGHLLIAFGGSALIMLLAGLGFAVGYGKQTGPVLGACLLQVAAVWVIGGVAVLLFGVLPQGAVAAWGVAGAALLIGWIGPALNVPRAVLDLSPFGHLPKLPGGHLDWTPVGVLLALAALLVAGGLAGLRRRDLAGG, from the coding sequence ATGAACTCCCCACTCGCCGGTACCGGAACCCTGCTGAGGTTCGCACTGCGCCGCGACCGCGTCATGATCCCGGTCTGGGTCACGGTCAACGCGCTGATGGTCCTCTCCATGCCGAACACCCTGAAGACCCTGTACGGCACCCCGGCCGCCCGCGCCGACCTGATGCACCAGATGGCCGGCAACACCTCCCTGCGCGCCATGGTCGGCCCCGTCTTCGACGACTCGCTCGGCGCGCTGACGGCCTGGCGGGCCGGGGTGTACGCGGGCGCCCTCGCCGCCGTGACGAGCCTGCTCCTCGTCGTACGGCACACCCGGGACGAGGAGGAGAGCGGGCGGCAGGAACTGGTCTCCTCCGGCAAGGTCGGGCGCCGGGCCCCGCTCACCGCGGCCCTGCTGACGGCGGCGGTCGCGAACACGGCCCTGGGCGTCCTGATCGTGGCGGGGCTGGCCGGGCAGGGCGCGGCCGGCGCGCTGGCCTTCGGGCTCGGGGTGGCGGGCGCGGGCATGGTCTTCGCCACGATGGCGGCGATCGCCGCCCAGCTGACCGAGAGCGCCCGGCTGGCCCGGGGGCTCACGGCGGCCGTGCTGGGCGCGGCCTTCGTGCTGCGCGCGGCCGGCGACTCGGCCTCCTCGGACGGCTCGTCCGTCCTGACCTGGCTGTCCCCGCTGGGCTGGCTGGAGAACCTGCGCGCCTTCGCGGCCGAACGCTGGTGGGTCCTGCTGCTGTTCACGGCCGCCGTCGCCCTCCAGGCCTGCTGCGCCTACGAGTTGGCCGGGCGCCGGGACATCGGCACGAGCTTCCTGCCGACCCGGCCGGGACCGGCCGCGGGGCGCCTGGGCACCGCGGGCGCGCTGGCCTGGCGGCTGCAACGCGGCAGCGTGCTCGGCTGGGGCCTCGGCTTCTTCCTCGCCGGGGTCGTCTACGGCGGCCTGACAAACGGCGCGGCGAGGCTCGTCGGCGACAACGCCCAGGCACGCGAGATCTTCCAACGCATGGGCGGCCAGTCGGGACTGACCAATGCCTTCCTCGCCGCGATGGTCGGCATGCTCGGCCTGATCGCCGCGCTCCACGTCGTCTCGTCCGTGCTGCGCCTGAACGCCGAGGAGACCTCCGGGCGCGCCGAGCCGGTGCTCGCCGGTGCCGTGGGCCGGCTGCGCTGGGCCGCCGGACACCTGCTGATCGCCTTCGGCGGCTCGGCGCTGATCATGCTGCTGGCCGGGCTGGGCTTCGCCGTCGGCTACGGCAAGCAGACCGGACCCGTCCTCGGCGCCTGTCTGCTCCAGGTCGCCGCCGTCTGGGTGATCGGCGGTGTCGCCGTGCTGCTGTTCGGCGTCCTGCCGCAGGGTGCGGTCGCGGCCTGGGGTGTGGCCGGCGCGGCCCTGCTGATCGGCTGGATCGGCCCTGCGCTGAACGTCCCCCGCGCCGTGCTGGACCTCTCCCCCTTCGGCCACCTGCCCAAGCTGCCCGGCGGCCACCTCGACTGGACCCCGGTGGGCGTCCTGCTCGCCCTCGCCGCACTGCTGGTCGCCGGCGGCCTCGCGGGCCTGCGCCGCCGGGACCTGGCCGGGGGCTGA
- a CDS encoding response regulator, whose translation MTIRVLIADDQMMVREGFSVLLNAMPDIEVVGEAVNGREAVERVRELAPDVVLMDIRMPELNGIEATREIVAADAAAKVLVLTTFDLDEYVYQALRAGASGFLLKDASARQLADGVRVVASGEALLAPSVTRRLITEFSRLAEPARLMPAAQTAYGELTERETEVLILIAQGLSNAEIAERLVVAESTIKTHVSRILVKLGLRDRTQAAVFAYEARLVTPG comes from the coding sequence ATGACCATCCGCGTACTGATCGCGGACGACCAGATGATGGTCCGCGAGGGCTTCTCGGTCCTGCTGAACGCGATGCCGGACATCGAGGTCGTCGGCGAGGCCGTCAACGGGAGGGAGGCGGTGGAGCGGGTCCGGGAGCTGGCCCCGGACGTCGTCCTGATGGACATCCGGATGCCGGAGCTGAACGGCATCGAGGCGACCCGGGAGATCGTCGCGGCGGACGCGGCGGCGAAGGTGCTGGTGCTGACCACGTTCGACCTGGACGAGTACGTGTACCAGGCGTTGCGGGCGGGTGCCTCCGGCTTCCTGCTGAAGGACGCCTCGGCTCGCCAACTGGCGGACGGTGTCCGGGTGGTGGCCTCCGGCGAGGCGCTGCTGGCGCCCTCGGTCACCAGGCGGCTGATCACGGAGTTCTCCCGCCTGGCGGAGCCTGCGCGCCTGATGCCGGCGGCCCAGACGGCCTACGGCGAGCTGACGGAACGGGAGACGGAGGTGCTGATCCTGATCGCGCAGGGCCTGTCGAACGCGGAGATCGCCGAGCGCCTGGTGGTGGCCGAGTCGACGATCAAGACGCATGTGAGCCGGATCCTGGTGAAGCTGGGCCTGAGAGACCGCACCCAGGCGGCGGTGTTCGCGTACGAGGCGAGGCTGGTCACACCGGGGTGA
- a CDS encoding APC family permease: MAVDEGVAPAAGTDGGEVVHRLKPNAVGLLGVVFMAVATAAPITAMTGNVPFMVSSGNGVGAPASYLVAMVVLAIFSIGFTSMAKHITSTGAFYGFISYGLGRTVGLASGLLATFAYVVFEPALIGIFSTFATTTLKDQTGVHVPWWAFAVLMLAINATGTWFGVSVAEKLLVALLATEVTVLAAMAVSVALHGGGPHGFTFAPVDPVNAFKGTSAGLGLFFAFWSWVGFESTAMYGEESRDPKKIIPKATMISVLGVGVFYVFVSWMAITGNGEAEAVKAASSANPLSMFFNPTERYVGHWAVDVMQWLMITGSLACGMAFHNCAARYLYALGREGVLPSLQRTIGRTHARHGSPHIAGLVQTAVTAVLLGAFWAAGKDPYTGTYVLLAILGTMAILVVQAVCSFAVLAYFRSHHPESRHWFRTFTAPLIGGIAMLGVVVLLVSNMGAAAGPESGSLVLKATPWLVALVATAGIGCAQYLKRRSPERYALLGRTVLEETKER, from the coding sequence ATGGCAGTGGACGAGGGCGTCGCCCCGGCGGCGGGCACGGACGGCGGCGAAGTGGTTCACCGGCTGAAACCCAACGCCGTAGGACTGCTGGGCGTCGTGTTCATGGCCGTGGCGACCGCCGCGCCGATCACCGCGATGACCGGGAACGTGCCCTTCATGGTGTCGTCCGGCAATGGCGTCGGGGCACCCGCGAGCTATCTCGTCGCAATGGTCGTCCTGGCAATCTTTTCCATCGGTTTCACCTCGATGGCGAAGCACATCACGTCCACGGGCGCCTTCTACGGCTTCATCTCCTACGGCCTCGGCCGCACGGTCGGCCTCGCCTCCGGACTGCTCGCGACCTTCGCGTACGTCGTCTTCGAGCCGGCCCTGATCGGGATCTTCTCCACCTTCGCGACGACGACCCTGAAGGACCAGACCGGTGTGCACGTGCCCTGGTGGGCCTTCGCCGTGCTGATGCTCGCGATCAACGCGACCGGCACCTGGTTCGGGGTCAGCGTCGCCGAGAAACTGCTGGTGGCGCTGCTGGCGACCGAGGTCACCGTGCTCGCCGCCATGGCGGTGTCGGTCGCGCTGCACGGGGGCGGGCCGCACGGGTTCACCTTCGCGCCCGTCGACCCGGTCAACGCCTTCAAGGGCACGTCCGCCGGGCTCGGGCTCTTCTTCGCCTTCTGGTCCTGGGTCGGCTTCGAGTCGACCGCGATGTACGGCGAGGAGTCCCGCGACCCGAAGAAGATCATCCCCAAGGCCACGATGATCAGCGTCCTGGGCGTCGGCGTCTTCTACGTCTTCGTCTCCTGGATGGCCATCACCGGCAACGGCGAGGCCGAGGCCGTGAAGGCGGCCTCCTCCGCCAACCCGCTCTCGATGTTCTTCAACCCCACCGAGCGCTATGTCGGGCACTGGGCGGTCGACGTCATGCAGTGGCTGATGATCACCGGCTCGCTGGCCTGCGGCATGGCCTTCCACAACTGCGCCGCCCGCTATCTGTACGCCCTGGGCCGCGAGGGCGTCCTCCCCTCGCTCCAGCGCACCATCGGCCGCACCCACGCCCGGCACGGCTCCCCGCACATCGCCGGGCTGGTGCAGACGGCGGTCACCGCGGTGCTGCTCGGCGCGTTCTGGGCCGCCGGCAAGGACCCTTACACCGGCACCTACGTCCTGCTCGCCATCCTCGGCACCATGGCGATCCTCGTCGTCCAGGCCGTGTGCTCCTTCGCGGTGCTCGCCTACTTCCGCTCCCACCACCCCGAGAGCCGCCACTGGTTCCGCACCTTCACCGCACCGCTGATCGGCGGCATCGCGATGCTCGGCGTCGTCGTCCTGCTGGTGTCCAACATGGGCGCGGCGGCCGGTCCCGAGTCCGGCTCGCTGGTCCTGAAGGCGACGCCCTGGCTGGTGGCCCTGGTCGCGACGGCGGGCATCGGCTGCGCCCAGTACCTCAAGCGGCGCTCGCCCGAGCGGTACGCGCTGCTGGGGCGGACGGTGCTGGAAGAGACGAAGGAACGCTGA
- a CDS encoding adenylosuccinate synthase translates to MPALVLLGAQWGDEGKGKATDLLGGSVDYVVRYQGGNNAGHTVVVGDQKYALHLLPSGILSPTCVPVIGNGVVVDPSVLLSELSGLNERGVDTSKLLISGNAHIITPYNVTVDKVTERFLGKRKIGTTGRGIGPTYADKINRVGIRVQDLYDESILTQKVEAALDVKNQILTKLYNRRAIAVGQVVEELLGYAEKIEPYVADTVLVLNQALEEDKVVLFEGGQGTLLDIDHGTYPFVTSSNPTAGGACTGAGVGPTKISRVIGILKAYTTRVGAGPFPTELFDEDGEALRRIGGERGVTTGRDRRCGWFDAVIARYATRVNGLTDFFLTKLDVLTGWEEIPVCVAYEIDGKRVEELPYSQSDFHHAKPVYETLPGWSEDITKAKSFSDLPKNAQNYVKALEEMSGAPISAIGVGPGRDETIEVNSFL, encoded by the coding sequence GTGCCCGCACTTGTGCTGCTCGGTGCTCAGTGGGGTGACGAAGGCAAGGGAAAGGCGACCGACCTGCTCGGTGGCTCGGTGGACTATGTAGTGCGCTACCAGGGCGGCAACAACGCCGGCCACACGGTCGTCGTGGGCGACCAGAAGTACGCGCTCCACCTCCTCCCTTCCGGAATCCTCTCGCCTACTTGTGTCCCGGTCATCGGCAACGGCGTCGTCGTCGACCCGTCGGTCCTGCTCTCCGAGCTGAGCGGTCTGAACGAGCGTGGCGTCGACACGTCCAAGCTCCTGATCAGTGGTAACGCGCACATCATCACGCCGTACAACGTGACCGTCGACAAGGTGACGGAACGCTTCCTCGGAAAGCGGAAGATCGGTACGACCGGGCGCGGTATCGGTCCCACCTACGCCGACAAGATCAACCGTGTGGGCATCCGGGTCCAGGACCTGTACGACGAGTCGATCCTGACCCAGAAGGTCGAGGCGGCCCTCGACGTCAAGAACCAGATCCTCACCAAGCTCTACAACCGGCGCGCGATCGCCGTCGGCCAGGTGGTCGAGGAGCTGCTGGGCTACGCCGAGAAGATTGAGCCGTACGTCGCCGACACCGTGCTGGTCCTCAACCAGGCGCTGGAGGAGGACAAGGTCGTCCTGTTCGAGGGCGGTCAGGGCACCCTCCTCGACATCGACCACGGCACGTACCCCTTCGTCACCTCCTCCAACCCGACCGCCGGCGGTGCCTGCACCGGCGCCGGCGTCGGCCCGACGAAGATCAGCCGGGTCATCGGCATCCTGAAGGCGTACACGACCCGCGTCGGCGCCGGTCCGTTCCCGACCGAGCTGTTCGACGAGGACGGCGAGGCGCTGCGCCGCATCGGCGGCGAGCGCGGTGTGACCACCGGCCGTGACCGCCGCTGCGGCTGGTTCGACGCGGTCATCGCCCGCTACGCGACCCGCGTGAACGGCCTGACCGACTTCTTCCTCACCAAGCTGGACGTGCTGACCGGCTGGGAGGAGATCCCGGTCTGCGTGGCGTACGAGATCGACGGCAAGCGCGTCGAGGAACTGCCGTACTCGCAGAGCGACTTCCACCACGCGAAGCCGGTCTACGAGACCCTGCCGGGCTGGTCCGAGGACATCACCAAGGCGAAGTCCTTCTCGGACCTGCCGAAGAACGCCCAGAACTACGTCAAGGCGCTCGAGGAGATGTCCGGCGCCCCGATCTCCGCGATCGGCGTGGGCCCGGGCCGGGACGAGACGATCGAGGTCAACTCCTTCCTGTAG
- a CDS encoding sensor histidine kinase: MTETTHTQTTPPGPAGRPRSPEFRLAAGALRGLRQDLFQDAFAYDPLPRMADAGPVTRRLSGRAREYAAWSPHLLVAAGAVVAMLAAVSHVQAPPVTLLCGLLAVVPVLLTLARPVGAFWVSLAATVVTSVIDRADGSWPWLPGSFIAHLLVLTVVAIRTRPRTAAWMWLLTALFGFFAETAFGWGDYGTDTAPMLFLSALILLIVTVRHIRREAQQEVTAQQTVTAHERSRRTLLEERTTIARELHDVVAHHMSVVAIQAEAAPYRVENPPPELEKAFVTIRENAVAALTELRRVLGVVRAEDYEAPEAPQPTLADLDALLANVREAGLAVEKAVTGAVRELPQGIELSAYRIVQEALSNSLRHAPAAGARVEIGYVLGGLGLRIVNGPPPAPHLIKPSPGAGHGITGMRERVSMLNGEMTAGPTDDGGYEVAVFLPVPAAASEGDA; encoded by the coding sequence GTGACCGAGACGACGCACACGCAGACGACACCGCCGGGCCCGGCCGGCCGGCCGCGCAGCCCGGAGTTCCGGCTCGCCGCGGGCGCCCTGCGGGGTCTGCGGCAGGACCTGTTCCAGGACGCCTTCGCCTACGACCCGCTGCCCCGCATGGCCGATGCGGGGCCGGTCACCCGGCGGCTGTCGGGCCGGGCGCGGGAGTACGCGGCCTGGTCCCCGCATCTGCTGGTGGCCGCCGGCGCTGTGGTGGCCATGCTCGCCGCCGTGTCGCATGTGCAGGCGCCTCCGGTGACGCTGCTGTGCGGGCTGCTCGCGGTGGTTCCGGTGCTGCTGACCCTGGCGCGTCCGGTGGGCGCGTTCTGGGTGTCGCTGGCGGCCACGGTCGTCACGTCCGTGATCGACCGCGCCGACGGCAGCTGGCCGTGGCTGCCGGGCAGTTTCATCGCCCACCTGCTGGTCCTCACGGTCGTCGCGATACGCACCCGCCCGCGCACGGCGGCCTGGATGTGGCTGCTGACCGCGTTGTTCGGCTTCTTCGCCGAGACGGCCTTCGGCTGGGGAGACTACGGCACCGACACCGCCCCGATGCTGTTCCTGTCGGCGCTGATCCTGCTGATCGTCACGGTCCGGCACATACGGCGGGAGGCTCAGCAGGAGGTGACCGCGCAGCAGACGGTGACGGCCCACGAGCGCTCGCGGCGCACGCTGCTGGAGGAGCGCACGACGATCGCCCGTGAGCTGCACGACGTGGTCGCGCATCACATGTCGGTGGTCGCCATCCAGGCGGAAGCCGCGCCGTACCGGGTGGAGAATCCGCCGCCGGAGCTGGAGAAGGCGTTCGTCACCATCCGGGAGAACGCGGTGGCGGCCCTGACCGAGCTGCGCCGGGTGCTGGGCGTCGTCCGCGCGGAGGACTACGAGGCCCCGGAGGCCCCGCAGCCCACTCTCGCCGACCTGGACGCGCTGCTCGCCAATGTGCGGGAGGCCGGCCTGGCGGTGGAGAAGGCGGTGACCGGCGCGGTCCGCGAACTGCCGCAGGGCATCGAGCTGTCGGCATACCGAATAGTCCAGGAGGCCCTCAGCAACAGCCTGCGGCACGCGCCGGCGGCGGGTGCCCGGGTGGAGATCGGCTATGTGCTCGGCGGCCTGGGCCTGCGTATAGTCAACGGCCCGCCGCCGGCCCCGCACCTCATCAAACCCTCTCCCGGCGCCGGGCACGGCATCACGGGCATGCGGGAGCGGGTCTCGATGCTGAACGGCGAGATGACGGCGGGCCCGACGGACGACGGGGGTTACGAGGTGGCGGTGTTCCTGCCGGTGCCGGCCGCCGCGAGCGAAGGGGACGCATGA
- a CDS encoding ABC transporter ATP-binding protein, which translates to MTKAITVSGLHKSFGRTRALDGLDLDVEAGEVHGFLGPNGAGKSTTIRVLLGLLRADTGAAQVLGRDPWRDAVEVHRRIAYVPGDVTLWRNLSGGEIIDLYGRLRGGLDRARRAALINRFELDPTKKGRTYSKGNRQKVALVAAFASDVDLLILDEPTSGLDPLMEEVFQACVAEERDRGRTVLLSSHILSEVEELCDRVSIIRKGRTVESGSLAGLRHLTRTSVSAELAGPPDGLARLPGVHDLDVQGRRVRLQVDTDQLDAVLRSLTASGVRSLTSKPPTLEELFLRHYQDEVPA; encoded by the coding sequence ATGACCAAGGCAATCACGGTCTCCGGGCTGCACAAGTCCTTCGGCCGTACCCGCGCGCTGGACGGCCTCGACCTGGACGTCGAGGCCGGCGAGGTGCACGGCTTCCTCGGCCCCAACGGCGCCGGCAAGTCGACCACCATCCGCGTCCTGCTCGGACTGCTGCGCGCCGACACGGGTGCCGCACAGGTGCTGGGCCGTGACCCGTGGCGGGACGCGGTCGAGGTGCACCGCCGCATCGCCTACGTCCCCGGTGACGTCACCCTGTGGCGCAACCTCTCCGGCGGCGAGATCATCGACCTCTACGGCCGGCTGCGCGGGGGCCTGGACCGGGCACGGCGCGCCGCGCTGATCAACCGCTTCGAACTGGACCCCACCAAGAAGGGCCGCACCTACTCCAAGGGCAACCGGCAAAAAGTCGCCCTCGTCGCCGCCTTCGCCTCCGACGTCGACCTGCTCATCCTGGACGAACCGACCTCGGGCCTGGACCCGCTGATGGAGGAGGTCTTCCAGGCCTGCGTCGCGGAGGAGCGCGACCGGGGACGCACGGTCCTGCTGTCCTCGCACATCCTCAGCGAGGTCGAGGAACTCTGCGACCGGGTCAGCATCATCCGCAAGGGCCGGACCGTGGAGAGCGGCTCGCTCGCCGGCCTGCGCCACCTCACCCGCACCAGCGTGAGCGCCGAACTCGCCGGGCCACCCGACGGGTTGGCCCGCCTGCCGGGCGTGCACGACCTCGACGTACAGGGCCGCCGGGTCCGGCTCCAGGTGGACACCGACCAACTCGACGCCGTACTACGCTCGTTGACCGCCTCCGGGGTGCGCTCGCTGACCTCGAAGCCGCCGACGCTGGAGGAGCTGTTCCTGCGGCACTACCAGGACGAGGTGCCCGCATGA